The Parvibaculum sp. DNA segment CCCCGTCGAGCAGCACAGGATCGCCGTCGCGAAGCACGACGGGAATCGTGCCGCCGATTTGCCCGGTCGCCGTCAGACCGGGCACCTCGACGATGCGCAACAGCGCCTCGAGATCGACATGTTCGACCGTCAGGTCGAAGCGCGCATCGGCAGCCAGCACATCGGCGCCGCGCGACACCAGCACCACCTGTCCGCCGGCAAAGGGCCACCGCGCATCGGTGATGCGCAGCCCATCGCGGTCCATGTCGAAAGTGACGACGCCGTTTGCCAGCGGAAGCCCGGCCTCAAGCATGCGCACACGAAGCGTTTGCGGCCCGCGGGTCCGCGGCGGCAGAAGGCTCGCGAGCTTGACCGTACCGCCGATACCTTCAAACGATGCCGCCGGCGTGACAAAACCGACATTCTTTAGCGTCGCTTCGCCGGAACTCGCAATTCCGCCCTCCGAGATCGAGATGTCCGCGACATAGGAAGCATTGCCGCTCATTCGCGTCACTTTGCCAAGCAGAACCGGCAGCAGTGTCTGCAACTCCACCTTGCCCGGCGCGAAACCCAATTCGCCGGCCGCCCGGAAATTGCCCTTCTGCGTATCGGCATTGTAGCTGCCGGTGAGGTCGCCGAGCCGCGCCCCGGCAATCGCCGGCAATGCGCTGCGCGCCACAAGGCGCCAGTCGAGCACCGGCGCGCCGAACGCCACATCGCCCTCGACGCGGACCGGCGCAAACCGCTGCGGCGCAGTCAGATCGTCGATGCGAAGGCCGGAAAGCCCGACCCGGTAAGGCGATGCTGTCGGACCGCCAAAGCCTTTCGAAACCTTCACAAGACCGGAAAACGATGCCGAACCCGCCGCCGTTTGATGAAGCGCAAATTTATCGAGATCGATGTCCGCGGTCGCCAACACCTCGTCGGGCGAAATTTCAGCCTCGGCCCGATAGGCGACGACGCCGGTCAGATCGAGGTGGTACGGCGCGAGAAGCGGCGCCAGCATTTGCGGCCTCAACCCGCCGCGGGCGAACGCCATCGCACCTTCGGCGCGAATATTCCCGGCGCGGCCGGCCGTGTCGTAGTTCCCAACAACATGCCCGAGCGCCGTTCCCTCCGCATCGGCCGCCGCGCTGGCGAGGGCAAGATCGAAACCGAACACACCCTCGTTGAGTTCGATGCGGCCAGCCGCAACAACCGGCGCGAGGCGTGGCGATCCGGTTTCCTCGATCCTCATACCGGGCAGCGATACCGCGATAGCCGTGCCGGACGGCATCACATCCGCCGGACCGGAGAGCAAAGCCTCGCCCCAGGGCGTCGACAATGCGATCTCGACACGCTCCGCGGCGATCTCCGGCAGCACCAGAGGACCGCCGCCCGCATCGCCCGACAGCAACGGATCGAGAGCACCGAACGAAATGCCGCCCTCCTCGAGGCGAACGCGAAGCCGGGCCTTGCCGACATCGATCGAACGCACGCGCCCCGACAGAAGCTCGCCCGCCGAATAGGTCACGGTGACGCTGTCGACGACGGCATCGCCCTCGCCGATGTCGATATCCGCGAGCACGATGCTCCGCAGGCCGAGAAACACGACGCGGAAATTCGCCGGGGCAACGCCGCGATCCGACAAGGCCCGCGCAATAGCCTGTTCGGCGACCGCCAGCCGCTCGGTCCACAACCATGCGGCTCCGCCCGCAGCGACCAGCAGAACAAGTCCAAAAACAACGGCCAGTCTGCGTTTCATGGACATCTGCATGCGTCGCTGTTCGCCTGTCTTTTCCTGCAGGCGCGGGCCCCGGCGGTCATTGTTTCGCCATCCGCTGCCATCATGATTTCCCCGGTTGAGCTAAACTCTCGCATAATTTGAGGGCGATTCGATGGCGCGAAGCTGCTGGAGAACAAGGAAAACCGAAATGAAATCCAATACGAGTCTGCAGACATCCACCAGCGGCGCAGCACGCGGCTTTTGGGCCCGGCATCTGGCAGCATCCCTTGTCGCCATGGCCGCCATCCTGTTCGCGGCAGCGCCCGCCGCATTGGCCCAATCGGAACAACGGCCGGCCGTCGACCGGGGCGAGGCCACATATAGCGAGGAAGAAATCGTCCGCGAGGCCGGCGACTTTTTCGGCGACGTTTCGAAAGGTCTGGCCGACGCCGTCCACAGCATTTTCGAGCGCTACGGCGAACCCAACGCCTATATCAAGGGCGAGGAGGCAGGCGGCGCCTTTGTCGTCGGCCTGCGCTACGGCCAGGGCGAACTGGTGATGAAGAACGGCACCCGCCAGCGCGTCTATTGGCAGGGCCCGAGCGCCGGCTGGGACTTCGGCGGCAATGCGGTCAAGAACTTCACGCTGGTCTACAACCTGCCAAATGGCGAGGCGATTTATCAACGTTTTCCGGGGGTTGAGGGCAGCGCCTTCCTGATCGGCGGCATCGCCATCAACTACCAGCAACGCGATGACATCGTGCTGGCGCCGATGCGGGCCGGCGTCGGCCTGCGGCTCGGCGCGTCGGTGGGCTATCTGAAATACACCAAATCGCGGGAGTGGCTGCCCTTCTGACCGGCCTGCAAGGTGGATGCAGGCACCTTTTTCTGGCAGGCTTGCGCCGGTTTCAAACCCCGCCCGCCCGCGACAAGAGGATCACATGATCGAGAGCCTGATGCTGATGGCGCTTGGCTTTTTCATCGCGACCCTGTTTGCGATCATCGCCGCGCGTCTGGTCTGGCGTCGCGCGGTCAAGGTGACGGAACGGCGCCTCGGCGCGGCCGGCGAGGATGAAATCGCGGGCGTATCCCACAACGCCGAACTCGATGCGCTGCTGGCGCGCCAGCGCCGCGAAATCGAACCGCTGCACAACGAAATCGCCGCGCTGAACGAAAAAAGCGAGGCCCTGCAAGCAGATAGGGACCGGCTGCGGGACGAGGTCGAGGCCGCCAACGCCGAAATTTCGGCGCGCGACGCGCGGGCCGCGGCCCTGGCGCAGGAGCTGAAATCCATCGGCGCGGCGCTTGCCGAACAGACGAACCGCCAGGATGAAACGCGCCAGACCCTGAAAAACCTCAGCGAAACCGCGGCGCGGCTGGCCGAAGACGCCGCCCCGGCCGCCGGCAAGACGCAGCACGCGCCGGAAGCGCTGGCCGACGACAATGGCGAGGCGGACCGGCAGGCGCTGGCGGCCATCGCCGCCTCGATCAACCGCATGGATGACGAAAACCGGCAGGAAACCGCCAAAAATGACGGCGATACCGCTGACGACCGGCTGACCGCCGAGGCCCAGCTGGGCGACCGCACGCTGGCGGCGCGCATCCGCGCACTTGAGGCCGGCGTCGCCAACTAACCCCGCCCGCCCGACCGGCTAGCCCTTTCTTTTCATTGCCGGAATCAGCGCAAGCTGCTTTGCTCGGACTGGAATTTTACCGGGAGGGCTGACAATGGGTTTCGCATATCCGCTAACCGGAATCGTGACGCTGGTCACGCTTCTCGTCTATTTCTGGATGGCCTTTGAGGTCGGAAAAGCCCGCGGAAAACATGACGTTCCGGCGCCGCGCATGGACGGGCCGGACGACTTCCTCCGTGTACTGAGGGTCCAGGGCAACACCGCCGAAACGCTGCTGATCTTCCTGCCGGCGCTCTGGCTCTTCGCGGCCACGGTGGGCGACCTCTGGGCGGCCGCGATCGGGCTGATTTATCCAATCGGCAGAGTGGTTTACGCCCGCGGCTACTACGCGGCTGCGCTGCAACGCTCGACCGGTTTCACGATCAGCCTGGCCTCGATGGCGGTGCTGACGATCGGCGCCCTGATCGCGCTGATCATGCAGGCCGTGTCGATCTACCTGTAGACGCGGACTGCGCTTCGAAAGGCTCCTTCGGTGACCAATATTCGCTCTTCGCTGCTCAAGCGTTTCAACGCCTTGAGACACAGCCGTATCGCGTTGATAAAGCACGAGAATTCGCTCTTTCTGGTCGACCGCGCAAACCGCCTCGACGAGAAAATGATGGGCGGGCTGGACTGGGAACGGGCTCTACGCGACCGTGCGGTGAAAGAGATAAAGGAGCACAAACTCGACCTTTTCCTCGATGTGGGCGCCAATCTCGGCCTCTACACGATCGACCTCCAGCGCCGCGTATCGCCACTGGAAACGCTGGCCTTCGAGCCGCAACCGGACAGCTACAACCAGCTCTGCGGCAACATTTTTGCCAATGGATTGAGTGACTTGGTACGCGCCGAACGGATCGCGCTTAGCGACCGAAGCGGCGAAGCGGTGATGCAGGTCGACAGCGACTCCAACATCCATTCCGGCCTTGGCGATGCGGACTTGTACGACAAAAGGAAATTCGACCGCGAAATCCGTGTCCCGCTGGCCCGCTTCGACGACCTCTATACCTTTGAAAACAGACGCATTTTTCTGAAAATGGACATCGAAGGCCACGAGCTGCAGGCGCTGGCCGGCATGCGCAACCTGCTGACCCGCAACAAGGCCAGCCTGCAGATCGAATGCAGCGACCCGCGCATCGACCAACTGAGGGAGCTGATGACCGAATTCGGCTACCGGGCGACCGGCGAGCTCGTTTACGACCGCTTCTTCAGCAACCTCTAATACACTGATTTAAAAGGAAAATTGGCGTCCCCTAGGGGATGTGCCTACTATTTGTTCCAAGCTACTGAAAACCCATAAAACCTAGTCATTGCAACATCTCCGGGCTCAAGTCCCGATTTATATGCGGTGTTAGGACATGGCTAATTTTCTCACTAGGCGGGGCAACCGCTACTATTTTCAGAGGGCTGTACCCCTCAGCCTTCAAAGACGAATCGGCAAGAGGCTATGGCGAACGTCGCTGGGAGATTGCTCCTACAAAGATGCCAAGCGCCGGGCACGCCCATTCATTGATGAGACGGACGCTCTCATAGAGCGATTTGCCCGACTCACCCCGACCCGCCTAAACGCCATATCAAGCCAGATGGCGGAACTAGGCATCCCCACAACACCGGATCGACTAACCCCTGATGAAACCTCGCAGGCGCTCTCCGATGCCAGTGGCGCAGCCATAGGTGCTCTCTGCCACGAGCTTTGGACAGTGAGCAGACCGTTGGAGCCAGTTCTGTGCCATGAAGATATGATGGGCGTGCTAGCGACCGGGGCCCCCTCGACCTCGCTACGGCCACTGGCCGCACGCGCGGTGGCGCTAGTCGCTGCGCTCAAGACGATTCCCTCAGAACTACGGGGAGAGACAACTACAAAAGGACTAACCTGCCCCGCCCTCGAAAGCCTTCATGAGCGATGGGCCGAACGCAGCGGGGCAACACCACAGACCGCTGGTGAAGCCCTGACGACCGTTCGCAGGTTTACGGAGCTACACGGCGCTCTTGCTCTTCGGGAAATCACGCGCCAGCACTGCCGGGAATTCAGAGCCGCGATGTTGAACATGCCTCGCATCATGTCTGAAGAAATGCGTAAGACCTCGCTGCCGAACATTCTCAAGCAACTTGAAGGAACGCCATACGAAAGGGTGAATCCCGTCACCGCCCGGAAGCGCCTTTCCTTCTTGAAGACCATTCTGGCATTCGGCGCGGAAGAAGGGGATATTGATGAGTCCCCAGCTAGCGGCCTTACAATCAAGGCGGGCGTCGAGACGGAAGACCGCAAGCCATTTTCACCTGACGAACTAGAAGTGCTATTCGCCTCGCTTAACCGGAGAGTTGAACGAGACAGCTTCTATTGGATAACCGTATTGCTCTTGGCGACAGGTGCGAGAGCCGGAGAAATCATTCCGCTTGAAGCACAAGATATCGACCTCAACGGCCAGACACCACATATCCGGATTGTATCGGATGCAACATCCGGGCGGCGTCTCAAGACCAAACACAGCGAACGCTCGATACCTCTTCACCCTGCCCTGCTCCAACTTGGATTTGCAGAATTTATCAAAAGCAAAGAAGGCAGGTTGTTCCCCGAACTGAACGCTGACAAGCGCGGAAAATTCTCAACCTACTTTTCTCAGCTATGGATGCGT contains these protein-coding regions:
- a CDS encoding DUF1134 domain-containing protein, translated to MKSNTSLQTSTSGAARGFWARHLAASLVAMAAILFAAAPAALAQSEQRPAVDRGEATYSEEEIVREAGDFFGDVSKGLADAVHSIFERYGEPNAYIKGEEAGGAFVVGLRYGQGELVMKNGTRQRVYWQGPSAGWDFGGNAVKNFTLVYNLPNGEAIYQRFPGVEGSAFLIGGIAINYQQRDDIVLAPMRAGVGLRLGASVGYLKYTKSREWLPF
- a CDS encoding FkbM family methyltransferase; this encodes MTNIRSSLLKRFNALRHSRIALIKHENSLFLVDRANRLDEKMMGGLDWERALRDRAVKEIKEHKLDLFLDVGANLGLYTIDLQRRVSPLETLAFEPQPDSYNQLCGNIFANGLSDLVRAERIALSDRSGEAVMQVDSDSNIHSGLGDADLYDKRKFDREIRVPLARFDDLYTFENRRIFLKMDIEGHELQALAGMRNLLTRNKASLQIECSDPRIDQLRELMTEFGYRATGELVYDRFFSNL
- a CDS encoding MAPEG family protein, which translates into the protein MGFAYPLTGIVTLVTLLVYFWMAFEVGKARGKHDVPAPRMDGPDDFLRVLRVQGNTAETLLIFLPALWLFAATVGDLWAAAIGLIYPIGRVVYARGYYAAALQRSTGFTISLASMAVLTIGALIALIMQAVSIYL
- a CDS encoding site-specific integrase, with the protein product MLNMPRIMSEEMRKTSLPNILKQLEGTPYERVNPVTARKRLSFLKTILAFGAEEGDIDESPASGLTIKAGVETEDRKPFSPDELEVLFASLNRRVERDSFYWITVLLLATGARAGEIIPLEAQDIDLNGQTPHIRIVSDATSGRRLKTKHSERSIPLHPALLQLGFAEFIKSKEGRLFPELNADKRGKFSTYFSQLWMRWLRTKVGITDKSKTLHSLRHSFKSLSRRAGIPEDVHDAITGHSPATVGRGYGDYPIEMLAREVERINLPKTLVK
- a CDS encoding YdbH domain-containing protein, with the protein product MKRRLAVVFGLVLLVAAGGAAWLWTERLAVAEQAIARALSDRGVAPANFRVVFLGLRSIVLADIDIGEGDAVVDSVTVTYSAGELLSGRVRSIDVGKARLRVRLEEGGISFGALDPLLSGDAGGGPLVLPEIAAERVEIALSTPWGEALLSGPADVMPSGTAIAVSLPGMRIEETGSPRLAPVVAAGRIELNEGVFGFDLALASAAADAEGTALGHVVGNYDTAGRAGNIRAEGAMAFARGGLRPQMLAPLLAPYHLDLTGVVAYRAEAEISPDEVLATADIDLDKFALHQTAAGSASFSGLVKVSKGFGGPTASPYRVGLSGLRIDDLTAPQRFAPVRVEGDVAFGAPVLDWRLVARSALPAIAGARLGDLTGSYNADTQKGNFRAAGELGFAPGKVELQTLLPVLLGKVTRMSGNASYVADISISEGGIASSGEATLKNVGFVTPAASFEGIGGTVKLASLLPPRTRGPQTLRVRMLEAGLPLANGVVTFDMDRDGLRITDARWPFAGGQVVLVSRGADVLAADARFDLTVEHVDLEALLRIVEVPGLTATGQIGGTIPVVLRDGDPVLLDGALAAEDEGIIVYLGAGSDIAPGEETKLLTDALRNFHYTELTGGLSGNANGELVLRLGLRGSNPDLYSGYPFAINVRLEGSLADVLRRGTVGFRPMELIRDQSAPAVTPPADKTGP